A window of the Thermus islandicus DSM 21543 genome harbors these coding sequences:
- the cas2 gene encoding CRISPR-associated endonuclease Cas2 yields the protein MKELYLVIAYDTPSDSRRVKLAKLLKGFGERRQYSLFEARLTREQWAHLKGKLEALVDKNEDILAVYFLPPEAVERTWRIGHKGLRRLEDPEFV from the coding sequence ATGAAGGAACTTTACCTCGTCATCGCCTACGATACCCCATCGGACTCGAGGCGAGTTAAGCTGGCCAAGCTCCTCAAGGGCTTTGGCGAAAGGCGACAGTATTCCCTGTTCGAAGCCCGCCTTACCCGCGAGCAGTGGGCCCATCTCAAGGGAAAGCTAGAGGCCCTGGTGGACAAAAATGAGGACATCCTGGCGGTGTACTTTCTACCCCCAGAGGCGGTGGAGCGGACCTGGAGGATCGGTCACAAGGGCCTTAGGCGCCTCGAGGATCCAGAGTTCGTTTAA
- the cas1 gene encoding CRISPR-associated endonuclease Cas1, which produces MGVVYVLESEAYLSKEGGTLKVTRRAGREVLLQKPLIAVEEIVILGNAVVTPALLKHCAQEGIGIHYLSLTGTYYAGLTRTPAKNAPARVAQFKAYLEPKRKLALARRFVLGKLRNGLVLLRRNGAPGWEALRGALAEAEGAQDEDALRGVEGLAADAYFLAFASLLPEGFQFTERSRRPPRDPANSLLSLAYTLLAKECEAALHIAGLDPYVGFLHEIRYGRASLALDLMEEFRSILADSVVLTLLNNRRLTLEDFDDTEGYPRLRKEAWPKFLRAWEERLAERVRHPLLGKSLSYRKILLAQSRILVKHLLGELPQYEPFTVR; this is translated from the coding sequence GTGGGTGTAGTCTACGTTCTGGAAAGCGAGGCCTACCTCTCCAAGGAAGGGGGCACCCTCAAGGTGACCCGGCGGGCCGGACGGGAAGTGCTCCTGCAAAAACCCCTCATCGCGGTGGAGGAGATCGTGATCCTGGGCAACGCGGTGGTGACCCCGGCCCTCCTTAAGCACTGCGCCCAAGAGGGCATAGGGATTCACTACCTCTCCCTTACCGGAACTTACTATGCTGGGCTCACCCGCACTCCGGCCAAGAACGCTCCTGCACGGGTGGCTCAGTTCAAGGCCTACCTGGAACCCAAGCGGAAGCTCGCCCTCGCCCGGCGCTTCGTGTTAGGCAAGCTCAGAAACGGCTTGGTACTCCTGAGGCGTAACGGTGCCCCTGGCTGGGAAGCCCTGCGGGGCGCCCTTGCCGAGGCCGAGGGGGCCCAAGACGAGGATGCCTTGCGAGGGGTGGAGGGATTGGCCGCAGATGCTTACTTCCTGGCCTTCGCTAGCCTCTTGCCCGAAGGCTTCCAGTTCACCGAGCGCAGCCGCCGCCCACCTCGTGACCCGGCCAACAGCCTGCTTTCCTTAGCCTATACCCTGCTGGCCAAGGAGTGTGAGGCCGCCCTTCATATCGCCGGGCTGGACCCCTACGTGGGATTTTTGCACGAAATTCGCTATGGTCGGGCTTCGTTGGCCCTGGACCTAATGGAAGAGTTCCGTAGCATCCTGGCGGACTCGGTGGTGCTCACCCTCCTCAACAACCGCCGCCTCACCCTCGAGGACTTTGATGACACCGAGGGCTACCCGAGGTTGCGCAAGGAAGCCTGGCCTAAGTTTCTACGGGCCTGGGAAGAACGCCTTGCCGAGCGGGTGCGCCACCCCCTCCTGGGCAAGAGCCTTTCCTACCGCAAGATCCTCCTGGCCCAATCCCGCATTCTCGTCAAGCACCTCCTAGGGGAGTTGCCGCAGTACGAACCCTTCACGGTGCGATGA
- the cas4 gene encoding CRISPR-associated protein Cas4 has protein sequence MGHARGHPDYLPLSKVNTVVYCPRRFYLEYILGEVHANHHLIEGHYLHQRAYTEPGEESGLWAWSDRLGLVGVVDRLEWRRGEACPVEYKLGRAHEEAHFSDAVQLAAQALCLSESRGIEAKRGFVYYHKSHLRREVVFTPQLFLAVEEAVARMRALLQSQIPPGVEVPPAKCEGCSVREACQPELWRKGVARWV, from the coding sequence ATGGGCCACGCAAGAGGCCATCCCGACTACCTACCCCTCTCCAAGGTAAACACTGTGGTCTACTGCCCTCGGCGTTTTTACCTGGAGTACATCCTGGGTGAGGTCCACGCCAACCACCATCTGATTGAGGGACACTACCTCCACCAAAGGGCCTACACAGAACCGGGGGAGGAAAGCGGACTTTGGGCTTGGTCGGACCGGCTAGGGCTTGTGGGGGTGGTGGACCGGCTGGAGTGGCGGAGAGGGGAGGCCTGTCCGGTGGAATACAAACTGGGACGGGCCCACGAGGAAGCCCACTTCTCCGACGCCGTGCAGCTCGCGGCCCAGGCCCTGTGCCTTTCGGAATCGCGGGGCATTGAGGCCAAGCGGGGTTTCGTCTACTACCATAAAAGTCACCTCCGCCGAGAGGTGGTCTTCACGCCGCAGCTCTTTCTCGCGGTGGAGGAGGCTGTGGCCCGGATGCGGGCCCTTCTTCAGAGTCAGATCCCTCCAGGAGTAGAGGTACCTCCTGCCAAATGCGAGGGGTGCAGCGTGCGGGAAGCCTGCCAACCCGAGCTATGGCGGAAGGGGGTGGCCAGGTGGGTGTAG